In Eschrichtius robustus isolate mEscRob2 chromosome 2, mEscRob2.pri, whole genome shotgun sequence, a single window of DNA contains:
- the PCBD2 gene encoding pterin-4-alpha-carbinolamine dehydratase 2 isoform X2: MSRVALQAEKMNHHPEWFNVYNKVQITLTSHDCGGLTKRDVKLAKFIEKAAASV, from the exons ATGTCCCGAGTTGCCCTACAAGCAGAGAAGATGAATCATCACCCGGAGTGGTTCAATGTGTACAACAAG GTTCAGATAACTCTCACATCGCATGACTGCGGAGGACTGACCAAAAGAGATGTGAAACTGGCGAAGTTTATTGAAAAAGCAGCTGCTTCTGTGTGA